In one Chryseobacterium camelliae genomic region, the following are encoded:
- a CDS encoding glutathione synthase, translating to MAHRDFKKEDFVKDLSGEYQLEFQEGNIGEGSDLIIERKNENGDYEVVQAEIKRHDQLIFISWSEPFDGRVLFDE from the coding sequence ATGGCACACAGAGATTTTAAAAAAGAGGATTTTGTAAAAGATCTTTCCGGAGAGTACCAATTGGAATTTCAGGAAGGAAACATTGGTGAAGGATCTGATTTGATTATTGAAAGAAAAAATGAAAATGGAGACTATGAAGTAGTACAGGCAGAAATTAAAAGACATGATCAATTGATTTTTATCAGTTGGAGCGAACCTTTTGACGGAAGAGTTCTGTTTGATGAATAA